From the Lolium rigidum isolate FL_2022 chromosome 2, APGP_CSIRO_Lrig_0.1, whole genome shotgun sequence genome, one window contains:
- the LOC124692767 gene encoding protein NRT1/ PTR FAMILY 6.4-like isoform X2: protein MVSAGGHGGYSNADDAVDFRGNPVDKSKTGGWLGAGLILGTELAERVCVMGISMNLVTYLVGSLHLSNAKSANVVTNFMGTLNLLALVGGFLADAKLGRYLTIAISATIAAIGVSLLTVDTFLPSMRPPPCGDPRGAQAHECVPASGGQLALLYAALYTIAAGAGGLKANVSGFGSDQFDGRNPREERAMVFFFNRFYFCISLGSLFAVTVLVYMQDNVGRGWGYGVSAASMVLGVVVLVAGTSKYRYRRPEGSPLTVIGRVLWTAWKKRKLPHPADAGELNGFYATKVPYTDRLRCLDKAAVVDQVDLAASPTKTKEQASMASTVTEVEEVKMVLNLLPIWSTCILFWTVYSQMTTFSVEQATRMGRRLSAGFVVPAGSLSVFLFLSILLFTSLNERLLVPLASRLTRRPQGLTSLQRVGTGLVFAIVAMAVSALVEKMRRDASLNGVAISAFWLVPQFFLVGAGEAFAYVGQLEFFIREAPERMKSMSTGLFLVTLSMGFFLSSFLVFLVHHVTRGTWIQNNLDTGRLDLFYWMLAVLGVVNFAAFVLIARRHEYKASTSAVVAPAGEEDGSLGKEMDDVLVVKENVEGMDV from the exons ATG GTTTCTGCCGGTGGCCATGGCGGCTACAGCAACGCCGACGACGCCGTCGACTTCCGCGGCAACCCGGTGGACAAGTCCAAGACCGGGGGATGGCTCGGAGCCGGGCTCATCCTGGGGACGGAGCTCGCGGAGCGCGTGTGCGTGATGGGCATCTCCATGAACCTGGTGACGTACCTCGTCGGCTCCCTGCACCTCTCCAACGCCAAGTCCGCCAACGTCGTCACCAACTTCATGGGCACCCTCAACCTCCTCGCCCTCGTCGGCGGCTTCCTCGCCGACGCCAAGCTCGGCCGCTACCTCACCATCGCCATCTCCGCCACCATCGCCGCCATA GGCGTGAGCCTTCTGACGGTGGACACGTTCCTGCCGAGCATGCGGCCGCCGCCGTGCGGGGACCCGCGGGGCGCGCAGGCGCACGAGTGCGTGCCGGCGAGCGGCGGGCAGCTGGCGCTTCTGTACGCGGCGCTGTACACCATCGCGGCGGGTGCGGGCGGGCTCAAGGCGAACGTGTCCGGGTTCGGGTCGGACCAGTTCGACGGGCGGAACCCGCGGGAGGAGCGGGCCATGGTCTTCTTCTTCAACCGCTTCTACTTCTGCATCAGCCTGGGATCCCTCTTCGCCGTCACCGTGCTGGTCTACATGCAGGACAACGTCGGCCGCGGCTGGGGCTACGGCGTGTCGGCCGCCTCCATGGTCCTCGGCGTCGTCGTGCTCGTGGCCGGGACGTCCAAGTACCGGTACCGGCGTCCCGAGGGGAGCCCGCTCACGGTGATTGGGAGGGTGCTGTGGACGGCTTGGAAGAAGCGCAAGCTGCCGCACCCAGCCGATGCCGGTGAGCTCAACGGGTTCTACGCCACCAAGGTGCCCTACACTGACAGGCTCAG GTGCCTGGACAAAGCCGCAGTCGTGGATCAAGTCGACCTGGCAGCATCTCCGACCAAAACAAAAGAGCAGGCGTCAATGGCCTCAACAGTAACGGAGGTAGAGGAGGTTAAGATGGTGTTGAATCTGCTGCCCATCTGGTCCACCTGCATCCTGTTCTGGACAGTATACTCCCAGATGACCACGTTCTCTGTGGAGCAGGCGACCCGCATGGGCCGTCGCCTAAGCGCCGGCTTCGTCGTCCCGGCCGGCTCCCTctccgtcttcctcttcctctccatcctcctgTTCACCTCCCTCAACGAGCGCCTCTTGGTGCCGCTCGCCAGCCGTCTTACCCGGCGCCCGCAGGGGCTCACCTCGCTCCAGCGCGTCGGCACGGGCCTCGTCTTCGCGATCGTCGCCATGGCCGTCTCCGCGCTGGTCGAGAAGATGCGGCGCGACGCCTCCTTGAACGGGGTCGCCATCAGCGCGTTCTGGCTGGTGCCGCAGTTCTTCCTGGTGGGCGCCGGCGAGGCGTTCGCGTACGTGGGGCAGCTGGAGTTCTTCATCCGCGAGGCGCCGGAGCGGATGAAGTCCATGAGCACGGGGCTCTTCCTGGTGACGCTGTCAATGGGGTTCTTCCTGAGCAGCTTCCTCGTGTTCCTCGTCCACCACGTGACGCGGGGCACCTGGATACAGAACAACCTCGACACGGGGAGGCTCGACCTGTTCTACTGGATGCTGGCCGTGCTTGGGGTGGTCAACTTCGCGGCGTTCGTGCTGATCGCGAGGAGGCACGAGTACAAGGCCAGCACGTCGGCGGTGGTGGCGCCCGCTGGGGAGGAGGATGGTAGCTTGGGCAAGGAGATGGACGACGTCCTGGTGGTCAAGGAGAACGTTGAAGGGATGGATGTGTAG
- the LOC124692767 gene encoding protein NRT1/ PTR FAMILY 6.4-like isoform X1, translating to MQVSAGGHGGYSNADDAVDFRGNPVDKSKTGGWLGAGLILGTELAERVCVMGISMNLVTYLVGSLHLSNAKSANVVTNFMGTLNLLALVGGFLADAKLGRYLTIAISATIAAIGVSLLTVDTFLPSMRPPPCGDPRGAQAHECVPASGGQLALLYAALYTIAAGAGGLKANVSGFGSDQFDGRNPREERAMVFFFNRFYFCISLGSLFAVTVLVYMQDNVGRGWGYGVSAASMVLGVVVLVAGTSKYRYRRPEGSPLTVIGRVLWTAWKKRKLPHPADAGELNGFYATKVPYTDRLRCLDKAAVVDQVDLAASPTKTKEQASMASTVTEVEEVKMVLNLLPIWSTCILFWTVYSQMTTFSVEQATRMGRRLSAGFVVPAGSLSVFLFLSILLFTSLNERLLVPLASRLTRRPQGLTSLQRVGTGLVFAIVAMAVSALVEKMRRDASLNGVAISAFWLVPQFFLVGAGEAFAYVGQLEFFIREAPERMKSMSTGLFLVTLSMGFFLSSFLVFLVHHVTRGTWIQNNLDTGRLDLFYWMLAVLGVVNFAAFVLIARRHEYKASTSAVVAPAGEEDGSLGKEMDDVLVVKENVEGMDV from the exons ATGCAGGTTTCTGCCGGTGGCCATGGCGGCTACAGCAACGCCGACGACGCCGTCGACTTCCGCGGCAACCCGGTGGACAAGTCCAAGACCGGGGGATGGCTCGGAGCCGGGCTCATCCTGGGGACGGAGCTCGCGGAGCGCGTGTGCGTGATGGGCATCTCCATGAACCTGGTGACGTACCTCGTCGGCTCCCTGCACCTCTCCAACGCCAAGTCCGCCAACGTCGTCACCAACTTCATGGGCACCCTCAACCTCCTCGCCCTCGTCGGCGGCTTCCTCGCCGACGCCAAGCTCGGCCGCTACCTCACCATCGCCATCTCCGCCACCATCGCCGCCATA GGCGTGAGCCTTCTGACGGTGGACACGTTCCTGCCGAGCATGCGGCCGCCGCCGTGCGGGGACCCGCGGGGCGCGCAGGCGCACGAGTGCGTGCCGGCGAGCGGCGGGCAGCTGGCGCTTCTGTACGCGGCGCTGTACACCATCGCGGCGGGTGCGGGCGGGCTCAAGGCGAACGTGTCCGGGTTCGGGTCGGACCAGTTCGACGGGCGGAACCCGCGGGAGGAGCGGGCCATGGTCTTCTTCTTCAACCGCTTCTACTTCTGCATCAGCCTGGGATCCCTCTTCGCCGTCACCGTGCTGGTCTACATGCAGGACAACGTCGGCCGCGGCTGGGGCTACGGCGTGTCGGCCGCCTCCATGGTCCTCGGCGTCGTCGTGCTCGTGGCCGGGACGTCCAAGTACCGGTACCGGCGTCCCGAGGGGAGCCCGCTCACGGTGATTGGGAGGGTGCTGTGGACGGCTTGGAAGAAGCGCAAGCTGCCGCACCCAGCCGATGCCGGTGAGCTCAACGGGTTCTACGCCACCAAGGTGCCCTACACTGACAGGCTCAG GTGCCTGGACAAAGCCGCAGTCGTGGATCAAGTCGACCTGGCAGCATCTCCGACCAAAACAAAAGAGCAGGCGTCAATGGCCTCAACAGTAACGGAGGTAGAGGAGGTTAAGATGGTGTTGAATCTGCTGCCCATCTGGTCCACCTGCATCCTGTTCTGGACAGTATACTCCCAGATGACCACGTTCTCTGTGGAGCAGGCGACCCGCATGGGCCGTCGCCTAAGCGCCGGCTTCGTCGTCCCGGCCGGCTCCCTctccgtcttcctcttcctctccatcctcctgTTCACCTCCCTCAACGAGCGCCTCTTGGTGCCGCTCGCCAGCCGTCTTACCCGGCGCCCGCAGGGGCTCACCTCGCTCCAGCGCGTCGGCACGGGCCTCGTCTTCGCGATCGTCGCCATGGCCGTCTCCGCGCTGGTCGAGAAGATGCGGCGCGACGCCTCCTTGAACGGGGTCGCCATCAGCGCGTTCTGGCTGGTGCCGCAGTTCTTCCTGGTGGGCGCCGGCGAGGCGTTCGCGTACGTGGGGCAGCTGGAGTTCTTCATCCGCGAGGCGCCGGAGCGGATGAAGTCCATGAGCACGGGGCTCTTCCTGGTGACGCTGTCAATGGGGTTCTTCCTGAGCAGCTTCCTCGTGTTCCTCGTCCACCACGTGACGCGGGGCACCTGGATACAGAACAACCTCGACACGGGGAGGCTCGACCTGTTCTACTGGATGCTGGCCGTGCTTGGGGTGGTCAACTTCGCGGCGTTCGTGCTGATCGCGAGGAGGCACGAGTACAAGGCCAGCACGTCGGCGGTGGTGGCGCCCGCTGGGGAGGAGGATGGTAGCTTGGGCAAGGAGATGGACGACGTCCTGGTGGTCAAGGAGAACGTTGAAGGGATGGATGTGTAG